The following proteins come from a genomic window of Gossypium raimondii isolate GPD5lz chromosome 5, ASM2569854v1, whole genome shotgun sequence:
- the LOC105768103 gene encoding uncharacterized protein LOC105768103, whose translation MFYGAMVWDPWLIVAQIVCLQCLYYLTLGVFLSFLVGTHVSHMSLVYFFDFATITSSTVVGWCVIASFLFSSVAGAGYMIYLIERANKCLDFSATLYIIHLFICLVYGGWPSSVTWWVVNGTGVAVMALLGEYLCIKREQREIPTRYRSNI comes from the exons ATGTTCTATGGGGCGATGGTATGGGATCCTTGGCTTATTGTAGCCCAAATTGTTTGCCTTCAATGCTTATACTACCTCACCCTTGGAGTCTTTTTGTCCTTTCTTGTTGGCACTCATGTTTCTCATATGAGCTTAGTCTATTTCTTTGACTTTGCTACTATTACATCCTCAACCGTTGTCGGCTGGTGTGTCATTGCTTCCTTTCTGTTCAGCTCTGTTGCAGG AGCTGGATACatgatttatttgattgaaaGGGCAAATAAGTGCTTAGATTTTTCAGCCACCCTCTATATTATCCATCTTTTTATATGCCTTGTATATGGAGGTTGGCCTTCCTCTGTAACCTGGTGGGTTGTGAATGGTACTGGAGTTGCAGTGATGGCTTTGCTAGGTGAATATTTATGCATTAAACGGGAACAGAGAGAGATTCCTACTCGATACAGATCAA ATATTTGA